A single Stigmatella aurantiaca DNA region contains:
- a CDS encoding HesB/IscA family protein: MDTTTTPAPASLDVQATPLNPVRLSVAAVTQVKEVIKAQGFEGYFFSIRVVPAGCSGLGYDLNLVKEAKPNDHVWEQDGVRITTDALSSKYLLGTVVDFVTSVTGAGFKFENPNAKSSCGCGTSFTT, encoded by the coding sequence TGCTCCTGCTTCGCTGGATGTGCAGGCCACCCCTCTCAACCCGGTGCGGCTCAGCGTGGCCGCGGTGACCCAGGTGAAAGAGGTCATCAAGGCCCAGGGGTTCGAGGGCTACTTCTTCTCCATCCGCGTGGTGCCGGCGGGCTGCAGCGGCCTGGGCTACGATCTCAACCTGGTCAAGGAAGCCAAGCCGAACGACCACGTCTGGGAGCAGGACGGCGTGCGGATCACCACCGACGCGCTGAGCAGCAAGTACCTGCTGGGCACCGTGGTGGACTTCGTCACGTCCGTGACGGGCGCGGGCTTCAAGTTCGAGAACCCGAACGCCAAGTCCTCCTGCGGTTGCGGCACCTCCTTCACCACCTGA
- a CDS encoding acyl-CoA thioesterase has product MQDLTAKSPRDSEVLMTQMILPPDANNLNAAFGGKVMQWIDICGAIAAQRHCRQVVVTASMDDLHFHASIRVGWIALLRSRVLAAFHSSMEVGVTVHAENPLTGERTLTTSALMTFVALNKDGSRAQVPPLQLTTEEERVAFQQAEERRTQRLARRKETQAWLRVMVPSQGG; this is encoded by the coding sequence GTGCAAGACCTTACGGCCAAGAGTCCACGCGACTCCGAAGTGCTGATGACGCAGATGATCCTTCCCCCGGATGCCAACAACCTGAACGCGGCGTTCGGCGGCAAGGTCATGCAATGGATTGACATCTGCGGGGCCATCGCGGCCCAGCGCCACTGCAGGCAGGTGGTGGTGACCGCCTCCATGGACGATCTGCACTTCCATGCCTCCATTCGTGTGGGCTGGATTGCCCTGCTGCGCTCGCGCGTGCTCGCCGCCTTCCACAGCTCCATGGAGGTGGGCGTCACCGTGCACGCGGAGAACCCGCTCACCGGCGAGCGCACCCTCACCACCAGCGCGCTGATGACCTTCGTCGCCCTCAACAAGGACGGAAGCCGCGCCCAGGTGCCGCCCCTGCAACTCACGACGGAGGAGGAGCGCGTGGCGTTTCAGCAGGCCGAGGAGCGGCGCACCCAGCGCCTCGCTCGCAGGAAGGAAACGCAGGCCTGGCTGAGGGTGATGGTGCCCTCGCAAGGGGGCTGA
- a CDS encoding PAS domain-containing protein, which yields MALPATLNPLPHASKSDADDLLRQADNLSAAELDTLPFGLIQLDRTGRILKFNQTEAKLARINRDRQINRNFFDEVAPCTKVREFYGRFLHGLNQRSLYETFGFVFKFDHGWRNVAITMFYSEKTDSVWVLISQTSVTPPPGR from the coding sequence ATGGCGCTCCCTGCGACCTTGAATCCCTTGCCCCATGCCTCGAAGTCAGACGCGGATGATCTGCTGAGGCAGGCGGACAACCTGTCCGCGGCCGAGCTGGACACCTTGCCCTTCGGGCTCATCCAGCTGGACCGCACCGGCCGCATTCTCAAGTTCAATCAGACCGAGGCGAAGCTGGCGCGCATCAACCGCGACCGGCAGATCAACCGGAACTTCTTCGATGAAGTGGCCCCCTGCACCAAGGTGCGGGAGTTCTACGGCCGGTTCTTGCACGGGCTGAACCAGCGCTCGCTGTACGAGACGTTTGGCTTCGTCTTCAAGTTCGACCATGGCTGGCGCAACGTGGCCATCACCATGTTCTACAGCGAGAAGACCGACTCGGTGTGGGTGCTCATCTCCCAGACGTCCGTCACCCCGCCCCCGGGGCGCTGA
- a CDS encoding deoxynucleoside kinase — MARPVSRKRSPPAAPAPEPAPAVASPAPAPAPRTRNTLRAKPPKARRFLALAGNIGAGKTTAAKMISQSFGFELFDEPVIDNRFLKDYYADMRRWSFTLQLEFLIRRVEHHELIHSVRKSCVQDRTLYEDPEIFAKYLHGLGHLTNAELDLYYEYFQRLSRSILPPDRVICFEVGTVDVLLERIRTRGREEEKGIQEQFLRGLNSYYATFPQVLQKKYGVDCLVLDVSSRDIRRGQGREEFLDRVSSFLA; from the coding sequence ATGGCCCGCCCCGTCTCCCGCAAGCGCTCCCCCCCCGCCGCTCCAGCCCCGGAGCCGGCTCCCGCCGTGGCCTCCCCTGCCCCGGCCCCCGCGCCGCGCACGCGCAACACGCTCCGGGCCAAGCCGCCCAAGGCCCGGCGCTTCCTGGCCCTGGCCGGCAACATCGGGGCCGGCAAGACGACGGCCGCCAAGATGATCAGCCAGTCCTTCGGCTTCGAGCTGTTCGACGAGCCGGTCATCGATAACCGGTTCCTCAAGGACTACTACGCCGACATGCGCCGCTGGAGCTTCACCCTCCAGCTGGAGTTCCTCATCCGGCGCGTGGAGCACCACGAGCTCATCCACTCGGTGCGCAAGAGCTGCGTGCAGGACCGCACGCTCTACGAGGACCCGGAGATCTTCGCCAAGTACCTGCACGGGCTGGGGCACCTGACGAACGCGGAGCTGGATCTCTACTACGAGTACTTCCAGCGCCTGTCGCGCAGCATCCTGCCGCCCGACCGGGTCATCTGCTTCGAGGTGGGCACGGTGGATGTGCTGCTGGAGCGCATCCGCACCCGGGGCCGCGAGGAGGAGAAGGGCATCCAGGAGCAGTTCCTGCGAGGCCTCAACAGCTACTACGCCACGTTCCCGCAGGTGCTCCAGAAGAAGTACGGCGTGGACTGCCTGGTGCTGGATGTCTCCTCGCGGGACATCCGCCGGGGCCAGGGCCGCGAGGAGTTCCTGGATCGCGTCTCCAGCTTCCTGGCCTGA